A window from Ardenticatena maritima encodes these proteins:
- a CDS encoding CpsD/CapB family tyrosine-protein kinase, whose translation MSTRTSSLNLVTVKEPNSAAAEAYRRLRTNLEFAALTGKIETLVVAAPGPGEGATITAANLAVVLAQANKRVILVDADLRHPSLHTIFGLPLEPGLTDMMRRPELLDEPPLQPTGVEGLWVLTSGGTPPNPAELIASPQMRAIIEALRERADMVIFDAPPVVPVTDASVLATRTDGVLLVLRAGKTRREQAARARELLDQVQARIVGSVLTDVDVDVDVSEY comes from the coding sequence ATGAGTACACGCACGTCTTCGCTCAATCTCGTAACCGTCAAAGAACCGAACTCCGCGGCGGCGGAAGCCTATCGGCGGTTGCGTACCAATCTGGAATTTGCCGCTCTGACGGGCAAGATTGAAACGCTGGTTGTCGCGGCGCCCGGTCCCGGTGAAGGCGCCACCATCACGGCGGCGAATCTGGCGGTGGTGCTGGCGCAAGCCAACAAGCGCGTCATTCTGGTGGACGCCGATTTGCGCCACCCCAGCCTACACACCATCTTTGGGCTCCCGCTTGAACCGGGGCTGACCGACATGATGCGCCGCCCCGAACTGCTGGATGAACCGCCGCTTCAACCCACCGGCGTGGAAGGGTTGTGGGTGCTAACCAGCGGCGGCACGCCGCCCAACCCCGCCGAATTGATTGCCTCGCCCCAAATGCGCGCCATCATCGAAGCCTTGCGCGAACGCGCCGACATGGTGATTTTCGACGCGCCGCCCGTCGTGCCCGTCACCGACGCCAGCGTGCTGGCGACACGCACCGACGGGGTGTTGCTGGTGTTGCGGGCGGGCAAAACGCGCCGCGAACAAGCCGCCCGCGCGCGTGAACTGCTCGACCAGGTGCAGGCACGTATTGTCGGCAGTGTGCTGACCGATGTTGATGTGGACGTGGACGTGAGCGAATACTAA
- the mce gene encoding methylmalonyl-CoA epimerase: protein MLDHIDHIGLAVADLDEALHIWRDILGLTVTHDETVPEQGTRVLFLHGGNADIELLVPLGEETPVGKFLQKRGPGMHHICFAVPDLEAALAECQARGLQLIDETPRIGAKGKRLAFIHPKSAHGVLIELCEKKPDA from the coding sequence ATGCTCGACCACATTGACCACATTGGCCTGGCGGTTGCCGACCTGGACGAAGCCCTGCACATCTGGCGCGACATCCTGGGCTTGACCGTGACGCACGATGAAACTGTGCCCGAACAAGGCACGCGCGTTCTCTTTCTGCATGGCGGCAACGCCGACATTGAGTTGCTGGTGCCGCTCGGCGAGGAAACACCGGTGGGCAAGTTCCTGCAAAAACGTGGACCAGGGATGCACCACATCTGCTTTGCCGTGCCGGATTTGGAAGCGGCGCTGGCCGAATGCCAGGCGCGCGGTTTGCAACTGATTGACGAAACGCCGCGCATTGGCGCCAAAGGCAAACGCCTGGCGTTCATTCACCCCAAAAGCGCGCACGGCGTGCTGATTGAATTGTGCGAGAAGAAACCGGACGCCTGA
- a CDS encoding FHA domain-containing protein, with product MPLVLVGLNPPLRARTFVLDARPWLIGRDPQSDIVIGERFVSRQHCWLEPDGAGGWIVRDLGSANGTWRNETRVDQEAPLQHGDTVRIGRTYFLVFDPQKQLPVPALPLPEMHFDAVRGRVLLNGEPLIPPLTPLQVKTLRALWEQRGVPVPVPHLVNQLWANRSPDDVRPHLQRILEQVRERLRDPYELLIQYDDIQDAYVLTPTPEEAIQVLVPHIGI from the coding sequence ATGCCACTTGTACTTGTCGGACTCAACCCACCGTTGCGGGCGCGCACGTTTGTTCTGGACGCGCGCCCCTGGCTGATTGGACGCGACCCCCAAAGTGATATCGTCATTGGTGAACGCTTTGTCTCGCGCCAACATTGCTGGCTTGAACCCGACGGCGCGGGTGGGTGGATTGTGCGCGACCTGGGGAGCGCCAACGGCACTTGGCGCAACGAAACCCGCGTGGACCAGGAAGCGCCGTTGCAGCATGGCGATACGGTGCGCATTGGGCGCACCTATTTCCTTGTATTCGACCCGCAAAAGCAATTGCCCGTGCCGGCATTGCCATTGCCGGAGATGCACTTTGACGCGGTGCGCGGGCGCGTTCTGCTCAACGGCGAGCCGCTTATTCCACCACTGACCCCGCTCCAAGTGAAGACGTTGCGCGCGTTGTGGGAACAGCGTGGTGTTCCCGTTCCAGTGCCGCACCTGGTCAACCAGTTATGGGCGAACCGTTCACCCGACGACGTGCGCCCCCACCTGCAACGCATTCTAGAGCAGGTGCGCGAACGCTTGCGCGACCCGTATGAACTGCTCATCCAGTACGATGATATCCAGGACGCCTACGTCTTGACACCGACGCCGGAAGAAGCCATACAGGTGCTTGTGCCGCACATCGGCATTTGA
- a CDS encoding YveK family protein, with protein sequence MEWRDYWRIIVRRGWIVVLLALLTGGAAYMMSKAQTPQYRSSVRISVMPARLDWGLQQTVKQVMRNYAQRIKSVQMAQTVAAEHQLDLSPYDLAAKITVSPIESDLLLQVDVVDTDPMMTQKIANAVAEEFVAEIKAFNQEQRKEDRVDVSILEYAGPGTLFRPRPTINAIAGALLGVVIGGLIVLALEFMDNTIKTSEDIKRYVGANVMVLGKIPPAADLHAVSEHAPRATRRPALRRS encoded by the coding sequence ATGGAATGGCGAGATTATTGGCGCATCATCGTGCGGCGCGGCTGGATTGTCGTCTTGCTGGCGCTGCTGACGGGGGGCGCCGCTTACATGATGAGCAAAGCGCAAACACCGCAATACCGTTCGTCGGTGCGGATTAGCGTTATGCCGGCGCGCCTTGACTGGGGCTTGCAGCAGACGGTCAAGCAGGTGATGCGCAACTACGCCCAACGCATCAAATCGGTGCAAATGGCGCAGACGGTTGCCGCCGAGCACCAATTAGACCTTTCGCCCTACGACCTGGCGGCAAAAATCACCGTCAGCCCCATCGAGTCGGACTTGCTGTTGCAGGTGGATGTGGTGGACACCGACCCGATGATGACGCAGAAGATTGCCAACGCGGTCGCCGAGGAGTTTGTGGCTGAAATCAAAGCCTTCAACCAGGAACAGCGCAAAGAAGACCGCGTGGATGTTTCCATTCTGGAATACGCCGGACCCGGCACACTCTTCCGCCCACGCCCCACCATCAACGCGATTGCCGGGGCGTTGCTGGGGGTTGTCATTGGCGGCTTGATTGTGCTGGCGCTCGAATTCATGGACAACACCATCAAGACCAGTGAGGACATCAAGCGCTATGTGGGCGCCAACGTCATGGTGCTGGGGAAAATTCCCCCCGCGGCTGACTTGCACGCCGTCAGCGAGCATGCGCCCCGCGCAACACGCCGACCCGCGTTGCGGCGATCCTGA
- a CDS encoding glucose-1-phosphate thymidylyltransferase translates to MKGLILSGGKGTRLYPLTYTRAKQLVPVANKPVLFRVIETIAEAGITDIGIVVGDTADEIKEAVGRGRRWGVNITYIHQEAPLGLAHAVKISRDFLGDERFVMFLGDNVIQGGIAPLIREFEQSEWNCQVVLTPVDEPQHYGVAELDPDTREIIRLVEKPRNPPSNLALVGIYMFDHHIHEAVNSIKPSWRGELEITDAIQWLIDHGYKVHPYIHRGWWIDTGKPIDMLAANDLVLEEMTEPVIEGYVDRDSTIQGRVTIQKGAEIINSVIRGPAIIGENTRIVNSYIGPFTSIYHDVIIEESEIEHSIVLEGTVIREIPRLIDSLIGRNVELTRSPYKPKAYKMTLADNSKVGVI, encoded by the coding sequence ATGAAAGGGCTAATTCTTAGTGGTGGTAAAGGCACACGGCTCTACCCGCTGACCTACACCCGCGCCAAACAACTCGTCCCCGTCGCCAACAAACCCGTTCTGTTCCGCGTCATCGAAACCATCGCCGAAGCCGGTATCACCGACATTGGGATTGTGGTCGGCGACACCGCCGACGAAATCAAGGAAGCCGTGGGACGTGGTCGGCGCTGGGGCGTCAACATCACCTACATTCACCAGGAAGCGCCGCTCGGTCTGGCGCACGCCGTCAAAATCTCACGCGACTTTTTGGGCGACGAGCGCTTTGTCATGTTCCTGGGCGACAATGTCATCCAGGGGGGCATTGCGCCGCTCATCCGCGAATTCGAGCAAAGCGAATGGAACTGCCAGGTCGTGCTCACCCCCGTGGACGAACCCCAGCACTACGGCGTCGCCGAACTCGACCCCGACACGCGCGAAATCATCCGCCTGGTGGAAAAACCGCGCAACCCGCCCAGCAATCTGGCGCTGGTCGGCATCTACATGTTCGACCACCATATCCACGAAGCCGTGAACAGCATCAAACCCTCGTGGCGCGGCGAACTCGAAATCACCGACGCCATTCAATGGCTGATTGACCACGGCTACAAGGTGCACCCCTACATCCACCGCGGCTGGTGGATTGACACCGGCAAACCCATTGACATGCTCGCCGCCAACGACCTGGTGCTTGAAGAGATGACCGAACCCGTCATCGAAGGCTACGTTGACCGCGACAGCACCATCCAGGGGCGCGTGACGATTCAAAAAGGGGCCGAAATCATCAACAGCGTCATTCGTGGTCCCGCGATTATTGGCGAAAACACGCGCATTGTGAATAGTTACATCGGTCCCTTCACCAGCATCTACCATGACGTTATCATCGAAGAGAGCGAAATCGAGCACAGCATTGTGCTGGAAGGCACGGTGATTCGCGAAATTCCACGCCTGATTGACAGCCTGATCGGGCGCAACGTGGAATTGACCCGTTCGCCCTACAAACCCAAAGCATATAAAATGACCCTGGCCGATAACTCCAAAGTGGGCGTGATTTAG